A part of Leishmania panamensis strain MHOM/PA/94/PSC-1 chromosome 34 sequence genomic DNA contains:
- a CDS encoding hypothetical protein (TriTrypDB/GeneDB-style sysID: LpmP.34.1200) — MNPAMHCAPWRTLLLVLVILSATLCLSHAWAAAEDVNEHTSETLELIFEGSTTTYKLPDSIVVLNNANFEPYLFPSKHATPRAFLVLCYSPWCSHCKALLPQFLNASLQLDLMRVPHSTFAVVDVQKNTAVSEYFNVERFPTLLYTTGKDRQWHLYEGSNTQEGFMQFSAYLQHAVDNGSFSEDVTDVVRFNEIEESSGTTRVPCYVYVPATSISTPENQRTASWSHAVDGAASVSNIRFAVIYEKSQAEGWVEHAGEKYKKVVEKAKACVAAGKAGGPEGEALVVFSDRYRAPRCYSGPWVEKRSVAKTSKSRTGQATGDTMAMSTSLENFLALHGFHAVEDASSAMFATLEHYPKNYLGVVMTNRPINDKDTEYVPVLREIAQAANDALEKEHGRDLSIEEEMRIPRVSWSYIDVVEYEMWRSRYDVELDQLPAVMIIDTKRDRFFKMRTHVPRFEAIKLNTPWRVGGEQHQLIAQFAQDVLADVYKAQKLSVAGAVAEYLSHYPGFAFLYETLNYEDFVFDVVVMALGFFSFLLFLGLVMEPLMEWHDGRSKKAAHKAKRD, encoded by the coding sequence ATGAATCCAGCTATGCACTGTGCACCGTGGCGGACGCTACTGCTGGTGCTTGTCATCCTCTCCGCAACTCTGTGCCTCTCGCACGcatgggcggcggcggaggatgTGAATGAGCATACCTCGGAGACGCTGGAGCTAATCTTTGAGGGCTCCACAACGACATACAAATTACCAGACTCCATTGTGGTGCTGAACAATGCAAACTTCGAGCCCTACCTCTTTCCCAGCAAGCACGCGACACCACGTGCGTTCCTGGTCCTCTGCTACTCGCCATGGTGCTCTCACTGCAAAGCTCTCCTACCACAGTTTCTGAATGCCAGCCTGCAGTTGGACTTGATGAGGGTGCCGCACAGCACCTTTGCGGTCGTCGACGTGCAGAAGAACACGGCCGTCTCGGAGTACTTCAACGTGGAGCGCTTTCCTACCCTACTGTACACCACCGGCAAGGACAGGCAGTGGCACTTGTACGAAGGTAGCAACACCCAGGAAGGCTTCATGCAGTTCTCAGCGTACCTCCAGCATGCCGTGGACAACGGGAGCTTCTCAGAGGACGTCACAGATGTGGTGCGCTTCAATGAGATCGAGGAGAGCAGTGGCACAACGCGTGTGCCGTGCTACGTGTACGTGCCCGCCACTTCCATCAGCACCCCTGAAAACCAGCGCACAGCCTCCTGGAGCCACGCCGTCGATGGCGCCGCGTCCGTCAGCAACATCCGCTTTGCCGTCATCTACGAGAAGTCTCAGGCGGAGGGCTGGGTGGAGCACGCCGGTGAAAAGTACaagaaggtggtggagaaggcgaaggcaTGCGTGGCGGCAGGGAAGGCCGGCGGCCCAGAGGGCGAGGCTCTGGTTGTCTTTTCTGATCGCTACCGCGCGCCTCGCTGCTACTCGGGCCCATGGGTAGAGAAGCGCAGTGTCGCGAAGACGTCCAAGTCCAGGACCGGGCAGGCCACCGGCGATACGATGGCAATGAGCACGTCACTCGAGAACTTTCTGGCTCTGCACGGCTTCCACGCCGTCGAGGACGCGTCGTCGGCCATGTTCGCTACTCTCGAGCACTACCCCAAGAACTACTTGGGCGTGGTTATGACAAATCGTCCAATCAACGACAAGGACACGGAGTATGTGCCAGTGCTGCGCGAGATCGCACAGGCCGCAAACGACGCtctggagaaggagcacgGAAGAGACTTATcgatcgaggaggagatgcgcatCCCTCGCGTTTCGTGGTCGTACATCGACGTGGTGGAGTACGAAATGTGGCGCTCGCGCTACGACGTTGAGCTGGATCAGCTGCCGGCTGTCATGATTATCGACACGAAGCGCGACCGCTTCTTCAAGATGCGCACTCACGTGCCGCGCTTTGAGGCAATTAAGCTGAACACTCCATGGAGGGTCggcggagagcagcaccaactCATCGCGCAATTTGCCCAGGATGTGCTGGCAGACGTGTACAAGGCTCAGAAGCTGTCTGTCGCTGGCGCCGTCGCGGAGTATCTCTCCCACTACCCTGGCTTCGCTTTTCTGTACGAAACGCTCAACTACGAGGACTTCGTGTTCGATGTCGTAGTGATGGCCCTGGGTTTCTTTAGCTTCTTACTCTTCCTGGGGCTCGTGATGGAGCCACTGATGGAGTGGCACGATGGGCGCTCAAAGAAGGCGGCACATAAGGCCAAGAGGGACTAG
- a CDS encoding hypothetical protein (TriTrypDB/GeneDB-style sysID: LpmP.34.1210), producing MLRLSLRRWCAAASSGSSASVSHGPTSTTTLPDFYGKSFSISPRVWAQITRKNSEEGFTNDARYLRLAIDSGGCHGYLYKFSFETKEAFNHEEDVAISEADAVSPSDEAFTGAQPSPRVVVDTLSASKLENARLDYHSELKGSAFVVVGNELVDESCACAMSFSIKKKARPSVASSSDAQSASSGDGGNHRGTDSAAPLAGSFSAMNARPISRRSTMHTT from the coding sequence ATGCTCCGTCTCTCGCTTCGACGCTggtgtgctgccgcttccaGCGGCTCGTCAGCCTCAGTATCGCATGGACCGACGTCGACGACCACGTTGCCTGACTTCTATGGCAAGAGCTTCTCCATCTCACCGCGAGTATGGGCGCAGATTACGCGGAAAAACTCGGAGGAAGGCTTCACAAACGATGCGCGCTACCTGCGCCTTGCCATCGACTCTGGCGGCTGCCACGGTTACCTCTACAAGTTTTCCTTTGAAACGAAGGAGGCGTTTAATCacgaggaggatgtggcTATCTCAGAGGCGGACGCAGTGTCACCCAGCGATGAAGCGTTTACTGGcgcgcagccgtcgccgcgtGTGGTCGTGGACACTCTCAGCGCCTCGAAACTCGAGAACGCGAGACTAGACTACCACAGTGAGCTGAAGGGATCCGCgttcgtggtggtgggcaaTGAGTTAGTCGACGAGTCCTGCGCCTGTGCTATGTCCTTTTCGATCAAGAAAAAGGCGAGGCCGTCGGTGGCGTCGTCATCAGACGCGCAAAGCGCGTCTTCTGGAGATGGAGGAAATCACAGAGGTACCGACTCCGCTGCTCCGCTGGCGGGTAGTTTTTCGGCGATGAATGCTCGTCCGATTTCCCGGCGTTCCACAATGCACACCACCTAA
- a CDS encoding hypothetical protein (TriTrypDB/GeneDB-style sysID: LpmP.34.1220): MADDHSLSAGQEGLSSPCNVYRIKHNPSWIKFGMHPEILTDTNARLSRLTSRGALSRGASRESSAVPSANTPFLSTALARQSASSSSLAAIGARAALRHEQHQQARATSRSTDSQPPAFHASAVHRDSHSSVSVSASATPRVRGDSDTEACAPESASLERSESMCGGSATGSTPVTTAFKGKGSFCDHESEMSCFPDDTHSSVFTNSSCRAGAARVPSLQPSVFSLPTASSSRAKNSHLIGSAALVGVAGPLDNLYVPLRRPAPRGCVATRQHFSLFEGTNCKGSPGMSAIETRAAPGVHREVHISRRGLVGGAPETDTYRTTNSAYGRGC, translated from the coding sequence ATGGCGGACGaccactccctctctgctgGGCAGGAAGGGTTGTCGTCGCCATGCAACGTGTATCGGATTAAGCACAACCCGTCATGGATAAAGTTCGGCATGCATCCTGAAATTCTAACAGACACCAATGCTCGGTTGAGTCGACTGACGTCGCGCGGTGCATTGTCACGCGGTGCGTCCAGGGAGAGCTCTGCCGTGCCCTCTGCAAACACACCATTTCTGTCTACCGCATTAGCACGACAGTCTGCGTCGAGTAGCAGCCTGGCTGCAATTGGAGCCCGAGCAGCTTTGCGACACGAACAACATCAACAAGCGCGTGCAACTTCGAGATCAACGGACTCGCAACCACCTGCTTTCCACGCTAGCGCTGTTCACCGAGATTCCCACTCATCGGTGTCAGTCAGTGCATCTGCGACTCCGCGCGTCCGTGGCGACAGTGACACAGAGGCATGCGCTCCAGAAAGCGCTTCATTGGAGAGGTCCGAATCGATGTGTGGGGGATCAGCTACCGGCTCGACACCGGTGACCACGGCCTTTAAGGGCAAGGGCAGCTTTTGCGATCACGAGAGCGAGATGTCTTGCTTTCCGGACGACACACATAGCTCTGTTTTCACAAACTCTTCATGCAGAGCGGGGGCGGCTCGCGTTCCTTCGCTTCAGCCATCGGTCTTTTCTTTGCCGACGGCCTCGTCGTCTCGCGCGAAGAACTCACATCTCATCGGCTCTGCAGCTCTTGTCGGGGTAGCTGGACCGCTGGACAACTTGTACGTTCCACTGCGTCGACCCGCCCCACGAGGCTGCGTGGCAACACGCCAGCACTTTTCTCTATTCGAGGGGACAAATTGCAAGGGATCGCCTGGAATGTCAGCGATAGAGACTCGAGCAGCCCCAGGTGTTCATAGGGAGGTGCATATCAGTCGCCGCGGCCTTGTCGGTGGTGCGCCTGAGACAGACACCTACAGGACTACCAACAGCGCCTATGGTCGCGGGTGCTGA
- a CDS encoding hypothetical protein (TriTrypDB/GeneDB-style sysID: LpmP.34.1230): MEGSIYTSTQICMACGFPRGSSVSCPVTQRHHGTDELITSGRPRTNHHRVVPKNIFKRMQVKLPVLVIHTSGKLIRVRNKHNTQTVREVHPLAPGAEGATADRTGGHSCEVDPSRAGGVGDPVSPKSRIADRKSGDSAQQHSGIDMGETGDTVNEDASQEGGEVQYYCYTDENGDTYWCTQELPDSMQQSQSDASAEVGDTSAQGCMTYYEALAGQYEAGGSVPEGSCICEYVDKDGQTVYYLYTPEVNNTQDNAAATPPQAPDTNDDSTASALAIAVAESKVVSAKESDPTTSSTRKPPHAFLSAITKAFKPHRSSRTRDRNNDLAAQCGGDVDSDFFTADWNAEPPAPLGTVASESPITSGPSEVSTYDNDVEEFMELLDDGEKKKFLKERKRLIKELAASEKKERESIMKQRSDGVEALRRLK, encoded by the coding sequence ATGGAAGGGAGCATCTACACCAGTACACAAATCTGCATGGCCTGCGGCTTTccccgtggcagcagcgtctcctgcCCAGTCACTCAACGTCACCACGGCACCGATGAGCTCATCACGTCTGGTAGACCTCGCACCAATCATCATCGCGTCGTCCCCAAGAATATCTTTAAAAGGATGCAGGTAAAACTCCCTGTATTGGTTATCCATACCTCTGGCAAGCTCATACGAGTGAGGAATAAACATAATACGCAGACTGTCAGAGAGGTGCATCCCTTGGCCCCGGGGGCAGAGGGTGCAACCGCCGATAGAACGGGCGGGCATTCATGTGAGGTGGACCCATCACGCGCTGGCGGTGTGGGCGACCCTGTGAGCCCAAAGAGCCGCATAGCGGACCGCAAAAGCGGTGACTCTGCGCAACAGCATAGCGGAATTGACATGGGCGAGACTGGTGACACAGTAAACGAGGATGCCAGtcaggaggggggtgaggtACAGTACTACTGCTACACGGACGAAAATGGTGACACGTATTGGTGCACGCAGGAACTGCCAGACTCGATGCAACAGAGCCAGTCCGACGCAAGCGCAGAGGTGGGGGACACGAGTGCGCAGGGGTGCATGACATACTATGAGGCCCTGGCAGGGCAGTATGAAGCAGGCGGCTCAGTTCCAGAGGGATCTTGCATATGCGAGTACGTGGACAAGGACGGTCAGACAGTGTACTACCTCTATACGCCTGAGGTGAATAACACCCAAGACAACGCGGCCGCCACACCTCCGCAGGCGCCGGACACCAACGACGAcagcacggcctctgcgCTGGCCATCGCGGTTGCTGAGTCTAAGGTTGTCTCTGCGAAAGAGAGTGATCCAACTACGTCATCTACGCGAAAACCGCCACACGCGTTCCTTTCGGCCATCACGAAAGCTTTCAAgccccaccgcagcagccgtacCCGTGACCGAAATAATGACCTCGCTGCACAGTGCGGTGGAGACGTGGATTCCGACTTTTTCACAGCGGACTGGAATGCAGAGCCGCCAGCCCCGCTGGGGACTGTGGCCAGTGAGTCTCCCATCACCTCAGGCCCCAGTGAAGTGAGCACTTACGACAATGACGTGGAAGAGTTCATGGAGCTCCTCGACgacggagagaaaaagaagttCCTGAAAGAGCGCAAGCGTCTCATTAAGGAGCTCGCCGCGAGCGAAAAGAAGGAACGGGAGTCGATCATGAAGCAGCGAAGCGATGGCGTGGAGGCGTTAAGACGGTTAAAGTGA